A genomic segment from Actinomycetota bacterium encodes:
- a CDS encoding PIN domain nuclease, with the protein MVIEAIRLIVVLSFTAGAYQLGRSRGSSVLPVDNPETAAFLVTAIGAGLGYIGGGMVARGVDRAMAFVEQRLAERHATEVLASTVGLLVGLVMGALVSWPVLAFVASPVVSYPIVALVLVISAAFGSRFASRKRHELFGVMGVAASVEGPTGGCLLDASAAIDGRILQLWKSGLLPSPLWVPTFIIWELQGIADSNDPIRRRRGQRGLDVLTSLREAGATVRVLDEDPAGTTEPDAKLLVVARRRGLPLVTSDSNLGKAAELQGLTVLNLHALTEMLRPPVLPGERTSVQLIKEGRDAGQAVGYLDDGTMVVVERASALLGTSVEVEVMSILQMSTGRMLFARRVGEQAADRSGQAGTGGAAAGT; encoded by the coding sequence ATGGTCATCGAGGCGATCCGGCTGATCGTCGTGCTTTCCTTCACGGCGGGCGCCTATCAGCTCGGACGCAGCCGCGGCTCGTCCGTGCTCCCGGTGGACAACCCCGAGACGGCAGCCTTTCTGGTCACGGCGATCGGAGCCGGACTGGGCTACATCGGCGGGGGAATGGTCGCCCGCGGCGTGGACCGGGCGATGGCCTTTGTCGAGCAGCGACTGGCCGAGCGACACGCCACCGAAGTCCTTGCCTCCACGGTTGGGCTGCTGGTCGGGCTGGTGATGGGGGCCCTCGTGTCCTGGCCGGTGCTGGCTTTCGTGGCCTCGCCCGTCGTCAGCTACCCGATCGTCGCCCTGGTGCTGGTGATATCCGCCGCTTTTGGCTCCCGATTTGCCTCCCGCAAGCGCCATGAGCTCTTCGGGGTCATGGGGGTGGCCGCGTCTGTCGAGGGGCCAACGGGCGGGTGCCTTCTCGACGCCTCGGCGGCCATTGACGGCCGGATCCTGCAGCTGTGGAAGTCCGGGCTCCTGCCGTCGCCGCTGTGGGTCCCGACGTTCATCATCTGGGAGCTTCAGGGAATCGCCGACTCAAACGATCCGATCCGCCGCAGGCGCGGGCAGCGGGGACTGGACGTGCTGACCTCGCTGCGAGAGGCGGGCGCGACGGTGAGGGTCCTGGACGAAGACCCGGCGGGGACGACGGAACCCGACGCCAAGCTCCTCGTGGTGGCCAGGCGCCGGGGGCTGCCACTGGTGACGTCGGACTCCAACCTCGGCAAGGCGGCGGAGCTTCAGGGTTTGACGGTCCTGAATCTGCACGCCCTCACCGAGATGCTCCGGCCCCCAGTCCTGCCGGGAGAGCGGACCTCCGTGCAGCTCATCAAAGAGGGTCGCGACGCCGGACAGGCCGTCGGCTACCTCGACGACGGCACGATGGTGGTCGTCGAGAGGGCTTCTGCGCTGCTGGGGACGTCGGTGGAGGTCGAGGTCATGAGCATCCTGCAGATGTCCACCGGCCGGATGCTGTTCGCGCGGCGGGTCGGCGAGCAGGCAGCCGACCGGTCCGGCCAGGCGGGGACGGGCGGCGCCGCGGCCGGCACGTGA
- a CDS encoding CarD family transcriptional regulator produces the protein MATKKRGKAYKIGDQVVYPHHGVATIERIEDKDVLGECRQYLVLKLDAGDLTLMVPAASCEEVGIRNLIDRNQVDGVLKVLKRNEVTDNAENWSRRFKANSEKLKSGDVQLVAEVVRNLSIRERQKGLSTGEKRMLNRARQILTGEIAVALSVEAEEAEAVLEKALK, from the coding sequence ATGGCGACCAAAAAGCGTGGCAAGGCGTACAAGATCGGCGATCAGGTCGTCTACCCCCACCACGGCGTCGCCACGATCGAGCGCATCGAGGACAAAGACGTCCTGGGCGAATGCCGCCAGTACCTGGTCCTCAAGCTGGATGCCGGCGACCTCACCCTCATGGTGCCGGCCGCGTCCTGCGAGGAGGTCGGCATCCGGAACCTGATCGACCGCAACCAGGTCGACGGCGTGCTGAAGGTGCTGAAGCGCAACGAGGTCACCGACAACGCCGAGAACTGGTCCCGCCGGTTCAAGGCCAACTCCGAAAAGCTCAAGTCCGGCGACGTCCAGCTGGTGGCTGAGGTCGTTCGTAACCTGAGCATCCGCGAGCGCCAGAAGGGCCTTTCCACGGGCGAAAAGCGCATGCTCAACCGTGCGCGCCAGATCCTGACGGGCGAGATCGCCGTTGCCCTGTCCGTCGAGGCCGAGGAGGCCGAGGCGGTCCTGGAGAAGGCCCTCAAGTAG
- the radA gene encoding DNA repair protein RadA, producing MKTRSVATCQSCGARTPRWVGRCPECGEWGSVVEELESREPSANGPAPDLQPLPPLDETACGRLSTGLEEADRVLGGGLVRGSVLLLAGEPGIGKSTLTLQAAMLMATHTDVLLVCGEESPTQVAARAGRLDGRSERIRTLADPSLPAVLAAVESGPDLVVVDSVQTLYDPAIPSAPGSVAQVRECGSRLARAARDRGTTLVLVGHVTKDGSVAGPRVLEHLVDVVCAFEGDRGDGVRVLRALKNRFGSTQEAGFFEMTGRGLAGIRDATSYLLADRCPGLPGSVLGAFVEGRRAFLLEIQGLVAPAGRQMARRTAIGVDSSRLPLLVAVLQRRLDLPLSEHDVYVSAVGGISITEPAADLAVVCALLSAWSGAALPDDLVAFGEVGLAGEVRQAASADRRLAEAAAAGFRRAVIPWNTSAEAPAGMTLHRVRHVRDLLDSLGTSELTGLRNPLQGTAARASNT from the coding sequence TCGGTCGTCGAGGAGCTGGAGAGCCGTGAGCCCTCGGCCAACGGTCCGGCTCCTGACCTCCAACCGCTGCCGCCCCTGGACGAAACCGCTTGCGGACGGCTGTCCACCGGGTTGGAGGAGGCGGATCGGGTGCTGGGGGGAGGCCTGGTTCGGGGCTCGGTCTTGCTGCTGGCGGGGGAGCCGGGGATAGGGAAGTCCACTCTGACGCTGCAGGCGGCGATGCTAATGGCGACCCACACCGACGTCCTGCTTGTGTGCGGCGAGGAGTCGCCTACACAGGTGGCGGCCCGGGCCGGACGCCTGGACGGGCGGTCGGAGCGAATCAGGACGCTGGCGGACCCGTCCCTGCCGGCCGTCCTTGCGGCCGTGGAGTCCGGGCCGGACCTCGTGGTGGTGGACTCGGTCCAGACGCTTTATGACCCGGCGATCCCGTCGGCCCCCGGTTCGGTTGCCCAGGTCCGGGAGTGCGGGTCGCGCCTGGCCCGGGCGGCCCGCGACCGGGGGACGACCCTGGTGCTGGTCGGACACGTCACCAAGGACGGGTCGGTGGCCGGACCGCGTGTGCTCGAGCACCTGGTGGACGTCGTCTGCGCGTTTGAAGGCGACCGCGGCGACGGCGTCCGGGTCCTGCGGGCACTGAAGAACCGCTTCGGCTCCACCCAGGAGGCCGGGTTCTTTGAGATGACCGGGCGGGGCCTGGCCGGAATCCGCGACGCCACCTCCTACCTTCTGGCCGACCGCTGCCCGGGCCTGCCGGGCAGCGTCCTGGGGGCCTTTGTCGAGGGCCGCCGGGCCTTTTTGCTGGAGATACAGGGCCTGGTGGCTCCCGCGGGCCGGCAGATGGCCCGCCGGACCGCCATCGGGGTGGACTCCTCGCGGCTGCCGCTGCTGGTCGCCGTCCTGCAGAGGCGGCTCGACCTGCCGCTGTCGGAGCACGACGTCTATGTCTCCGCCGTGGGCGGGATCAGCATCACCGAGCCGGCGGCGGACCTCGCCGTCGTCTGTGCGCTGCTTTCCGCCTGGAGCGGGGCGGCGCTTCCGGACGACCTGGTGGCCTTCGGCGAGGTGGGCCTGGCCGGTGAGGTCCGGCAGGCGGCATCGGCGGACCGGCGCTTGGCCGAGGCGGCGGCGGCCGGGTTCAGGCGGGCGGTCATCCCGTGGAACACCTCAGCCGAGGCGCCTGCGGGTATGACACTGCACCGGGTGCGCCACGTCCGGGACCTCCTGGACTCCCTCGGGACGTCCGAATTGACCGGGTTGCGCAACCCCTTGCAGGGAACAGCCGCCCGCGCGTCGAATACCTGA